TGGGGCGTAGGAGATGGCGCATACCTCATGTTACCCGCCATGGGACCGTCGACTGCTAGAAACCTTACTGGGGATTTAGTCGACAATATAGTGTTACCTGAAATCGCTTTGACGACACCTCAAACTTTGATTGTTTTCGCACTTCGAGCGGTTGAGGCGCGTGCTTCATTGATGTCACAAGAAAAGTTATTAAATGAGTCATTAGATCCATATACTTTCTTGAAAGATGTCTATTTCCAAAGGCAACTTTATGAGCTGCATGATGGTAACCCGCCTATGGAAGAAGAGCCAGAAGACTTTGATGATGATTTTTTAGAAAATCTCTAATCAAAATAAAAAAGCCAGCATTTGCTGGCTTTTTCAATTTTAAGCCACGCTTAAAACTTCCAGTTCATATTGAACCATACTGTTCTGCCAGCTTCATTGACCTTAGCTGTTTGGGCGTAGCCACTGACCATTGCGCCTGAGCGGCTTAAATGTTCCGCGTATGTTTTGTCGAAGACATTATCGAGACCTAAATTGAAGACCAGGTCTTCAGAGTGCGAATATGACGTATTGAGCGCCAGTGTACCAAAACCGTGGCTCTGTGAGACATCTTGTCCAGCAATATTTCCTTGGCCAATAGCTACTCGATGCTGACCTTGGACTACTCGCCATAAGCCGCCAATTTGCCACTTATCCTTTGTATAGTTGAGCGCAACGCGAATTTGTAACGGAGGCTGCTGAGCAAGGGCAATATTGTCCGTGCGATTTTCACCTTTTACATAGTTTATACTTGCTGTCGCCATGAGGTTTTTGTTGACGTTGAAGCGGCTCTCTGCCTCGAAACCATAGGTTTGTGCATCAATATTACGAGTCACGTTACTGACCATGCCCATTTTTTCGTACAGATTATCTGTAAGCAGGTAATTGTCTATTCGATTGAAAAATACAGAAACTGAGTTGGTAAAAGATTTCGATTGACCAAGCCAACCAATATCTAATTGGTCTGTGGTTTCATGTTCTACGAGGAATGCACTTGGGCTATCGACAGCTCCACGACCACCTCCCATCACTTCCCAATAATCTGGGAAGCGTTCTGTGCGGCCAAGGCCAATATAATAACTGCTGTTTTCAGATTGCGCCTGATAACGTGTAAAGCCACTGATTAGAGTATTATCTCGTGTGAGGTCTGCTGTTGGGTTGGGAACGACATTCATCATCACAGTACGGGTTTGACGTCTATCTGTTGCTTCCCACTCATCGACTCTTAAACCGCTCACCCATTGACTATTTTGGCTTAAACTATATTCAATTTCAGCAAATAGGCCGGTTTGCTCGAATTCAGCCGTTTCTTTTCGAACTAATGAGTCGATAGGCGTATTTTCTAGATCTCGACTGATCCGAATACGATGGCGATTTTGTTGATGATCTAATCCGTAGGCTAAAGCGGTTCTCTCGTTTAGCTCTGAATTGAGTAATATTTTACCACCGAAAGTGCTTCTATCAGGGTTTGAGGAAACAGGTGTTTTCATCATCATATTAGGCGTAAATTGGCGTAAACTGTGATTATCCATGATGTGGTCTATATGGTTATAAAATACATTAGCTTCGATGCTAGTTACAAAACCACTCAGCTCACTTTTTGATACTTTTAAAGCAACTTGCGTTCTATCAAAGAGACTTCCGTCCATCATTCTATCGGCATACGCCACTTCACCATCACTGCGACCTAGGCTTAAACTATATAAACTTGTATCATCTGGGGTGTATGCAAATTGTGTATCCAAATTCCATTTTTCATATGCTGAATGAATACTATTGCCGTCGCCATCTTGGTAATCTTCAGCTTCACTGTAGCTGGTAGCAACTCGTGCGAAATAATCTTGTGTTCCTGTTTTTATATCACTGTTTATGACGCGCTTTCCAAAGTCACCAAGTGTAGCATTCACAAAACCCGTAGTACCACTTTCAAGTAAGCGTTCAGATTCACGTTCAAATACCACGGTTGCTGCGCTGTTGCCAGGGCCATATAAAACAGTTTGCGGCCCTTTAATGACGGTTAAGGTATCGTAAGTTTGCGGCGTAATATAAGCAGTAGGAGGATCCATTCGACCGCCACAACCGCCCAACGTGACACCACCGTCAGTGATAATATTAATACGAGAGCCCGCCATGCCTCTAAAAACAGGGTCGCTACTTGCGCCACCTTTTTTGACGAGTGAAAAACCAGCGATACTAGAGAGAAGGTCAGCCCCATCCTGCGCAGGCAAAGGTTGCCGTGTTGCTTTAGGATCTGTTTTGATATCGAGTGGGCTATGCATAGGTGCAATGACCTCGATATGTTCCATCGTTTGTTCGGATTGTGCTTGTCCTTGCCAAGCAATGGATGCTGTTATCGCTGTGCAGATCAGACGCTTCTTCATGTTTGTCCTCAGAGTTATGTCCAACGTAATTTTTAATGATCACGTTGATTTAATTATCAATAGTTTATTCTGATAAGTATTTTACTGATGCAGGGACAAGTTGGGATGTGACAAAATGTCGCACTATGACAACAAGTTGAAAGAAATTGATTTAACGCAAAGTTTAAGAGTATCAAAAGTGGTGACTGACACTATCACCACTTGTATTTGTGAGGGTTAAATGCCCATTGCCTCAATTTGTTGATCGCACCATTGTAGGGCTTCTGAATACAGTTCTGGGAGTGATTGAGCCTGCAAATTTAATTGCTCAGTGAGTTTTGATGCGCCAGCCCAGTTGGCTTGCTCATAAGCCATAACGAGGCTTAAATATTGCGCTAACATGCCTTCACCTTGTAACAATGCATCTTTGATGTCTATGGTCAAAGGGAGCTTTTGCATCACGCTTTGCATGGTTTCATCTAAGATCGCGTCCATTAATGACATCATCCCAGTTAAAAATGCCATGCCAGTATCACGCATCTCATTGTGTTTAATCGAAATAAGCTCACAGAATCTCGCGCGTGTAAGCGACAGGCGGATAAGCTCCATGGGTTTTTCTGAGGCAACTTGTGAGGCAAATAATAAAGATAGAAACTTTTTCAGTTCTTGATTGCCCAGTACAACGAGAGCTTGTTTGATCGTAGAAATTTCTGCTCTGCGTTTAAAAGCTGCCGAGTTCGAGTAACGCAACAATTTATAGCTGAGGTTTACATCGCGCTCGAAGACTTGCGTAATGCGTTTTAGGTCCACATCTACACTAGATGTTTCATATAAAAGCTCAGCTAAAGCCATTTCTGATGGCGGAAGGGCTTTTGTTTGTACCATTTCAGGTTTAGCGAAGAAAAACCCCTGGAACAGGGTAAACCCAAGATCAAGCGCAAGCTGATATTGCTCATAGGTTTCTACTTTCTCGGCAACAAGTTCAATATCTTGATGTGGAGCGATAGCTTCTTTAAGCTCATGGATCTCATCTACGCTAGTCACCAGCATATCTACTTTGATTTGATCAATGTAGGGGTAGAAATGGCGCCACACTTTCTGATGTTTATAGTCATCTAAAACCAGTTTGTAGCCTTTTTCTTTAAGATCTTGTACCGCAGCCAACAGTCGCTTGCCGGGTTGAACTGTTTCTAGTATCTCTACTATCAACTGATCACGTCCCATCATAGTCGGGTAACCTTTAACTATGGTTTCTAGGGTAAAGTTGATATAGGCAGGTTTACCATCAGTGAGATCTTCTAATCCGAAGTTAAATTGACTGCCCTCAATTAATTTTGATGTTGCTTCGACGTCATCTACATTGGGAAATACATTGTCAACGCCGTCGCGAAACAGCAGCTCATAGCCAACGACTTCTTTGTTGATGTTTAAAATAGGTTGCCTAGCGGCATAAAAATACATGGAACGAGACACCCAATCGTTACTTCATTTCATTTCAATATAAGGCAATCTACAACGTATTTCATTATAAAATTTACACTTTCTTAGTATTTTCGTACTAAAGGGTAATATTTTAGAGTGTGAAATGTGCAATAGCAGCTATTTAAACAGACTTACTTGGGGGTGAGAGGGAGCCATGATATAGTGCGCCTTTGTTTTTGGCTTTTGTTCCAATATCAGTTAAGAAGTCAGTTTACTGTTATTCGGAGAGAAGCTCTTGTTAACGGAGGTCATTTTGGAAATTGGCACGATGATATCGCTGGCTTTGTATTTTGTTGCAATGTTGGCTATTGGCCTTTATGCCTATCGTAAATCTACCAATGATGTATCAGGCTACATGTTAGGGGGGCGTAATTTACCACCTAGTGTAGCAGCCCTATCAGCAGGTGCATCAGATATGAGTGGTTGGATCTTAATGGGATTGCCAGGTGCAATGTTCCTAACTGGATTCAGTAGCACTTGGATAGCGGTTGGTTTGGTAATTGGTGCGTTCTTAAACTATTTACTTGTAGCACCAAGACTACGTGTCTACACCGAGGTTGCCAATGACGCAATCACAATTCCAGATTATTTTGCAAATCGCTTTGAAGACAACAGCAACGCACTACGTATTGTATCAGCGATTGTTATTATTGTTTTCTTCACTTTATACACCTCATCAGGGGTTGTTGCAGGCGGTAAACTCTTTGAAAACTCGTTTGGCATGAGCTACGAAACGGGATTGTATGTGACAACGGGTGTTGTTGTACTTTACACGTTATTTGGTGGCTTTTTAGCGGTGAGTCTGACGGATTTTGTACAAGGCTGCATTATGTTTATTGCCCTTGTATTAGTGCCTTTGGTGACATTTAGCCTACTAGAACAACCGTTAATTTCGACGTTGAATGAATTAAATCCAGAGATGTTGACTTGGGTTGGTGCTGGTGGCGTGATTGGTATCATTTCTGCAATGTCCTGGGGCTTAGGCTATTTTGGTCAGCCGCATATTATTGTTCGCTTTATGTCTGTTCGCAGTGTTAAAGATATGCCAACAGCTAGAAACATCGGTATGAGCTGGATGATTGTGGCCACAGTGGGTGCGATCACTACGGGCTTGTTTGGCGCGGCTTATGCACATGAAAATAGTATCGTTGTTAAAGATGCAGAGACTATCTTCCTAGTTTTATCTGAGTTGCTGTTCCACCCATTGATTGCAGGCTTTTTACTTGCAGCGATTTTAGCGGCAATTATGAGTACTATTTCGTCTCAGTTATTGGTAAGTTCAAGCTCTTTAACTGAA
This genomic window from Pseudoalteromonas luteoviolacea contains:
- a CDS encoding TonB-dependent copper receptor, whose amino-acid sequence is MKKRLICTAITASIAWQGQAQSEQTMEHIEVIAPMHSPLDIKTDPKATRQPLPAQDGADLLSSIAGFSLVKKGGASSDPVFRGMAGSRINIITDGGVTLGGCGGRMDPPTAYITPQTYDTLTVIKGPQTVLYGPGNSAATVVFERESERLLESGTTGFVNATLGDFGKRVINSDIKTGTQDYFARVATSYSEAEDYQDGDGNSIHSAYEKWNLDTQFAYTPDDTSLYSLSLGRSDGEVAYADRMMDGSLFDRTQVALKVSKSELSGFVTSIEANVFYNHIDHIMDNHSLRQFTPNMMMKTPVSSNPDRSTFGGKILLNSELNERTALAYGLDHQQNRHRIRISRDLENTPIDSLVRKETAEFEQTGLFAEIEYSLSQNSQWVSGLRVDEWEATDRRQTRTVMMNVVPNPTADLTRDNTLISGFTRYQAQSENSSYYIGLGRTERFPDYWEVMGGGRGAVDSPSAFLVEHETTDQLDIGWLGQSKSFTNSVSVFFNRIDNYLLTDNLYEKMGMVSNVTRNIDAQTYGFEAESRFNVNKNLMATASINYVKGENRTDNIALAQQPPLQIRVALNYTKDKWQIGGLWRVVQGQHRVAIGQGNIAGQDVSQSHGFGTLALNTSYSHSEDLVFNLGLDNVFDKTYAEHLSRSGAMVSGYAQTAKVNEAGRTVWFNMNWKF
- a CDS encoding EAL and HDOD domain-containing protein; translated protein: MYFYAARQPILNINKEVVGYELLFRDGVDNVFPNVDDVEATSKLIEGSQFNFGLEDLTDGKPAYINFTLETIVKGYPTMMGRDQLIVEILETVQPGKRLLAAVQDLKEKGYKLVLDDYKHQKVWRHFYPYIDQIKVDMLVTSVDEIHELKEAIAPHQDIELVAEKVETYEQYQLALDLGFTLFQGFFFAKPEMVQTKALPPSEMALAELLYETSSVDVDLKRITQVFERDVNLSYKLLRYSNSAAFKRRAEISTIKQALVVLGNQELKKFLSLLFASQVASEKPMELIRLSLTRARFCELISIKHNEMRDTGMAFLTGMMSLMDAILDETMQSVMQKLPLTIDIKDALLQGEGMLAQYLSLVMAYEQANWAGASKLTEQLNLQAQSLPELYSEALQWCDQQIEAMGI
- the putP gene encoding sodium/proline symporter PutP, translated to MEIGTMISLALYFVAMLAIGLYAYRKSTNDVSGYMLGGRNLPPSVAALSAGASDMSGWILMGLPGAMFLTGFSSTWIAVGLVIGAFLNYLLVAPRLRVYTEVANDAITIPDYFANRFEDNSNALRIVSAIVIIVFFTLYTSSGVVAGGKLFENSFGMSYETGLYVTTGVVVLYTLFGGFLAVSLTDFVQGCIMFIALVLVPLVTFSLLEQPLISTLNELNPEMLTWVGAGGVIGIISAMSWGLGYFGQPHIIVRFMSVRSVKDMPTARNIGMSWMIVATVGAITTGLFGAAYAHENSIVVKDAETIFLVLSELLFHPLIAGFLLAAILAAIMSTISSQLLVSSSSLTEDFYKVFIKPNATDKELVMVGRISVAAVSVLAIYLAHDRESTILSLVSNAWAGFGAAFGPLVLFSLFWKRMNFSGALSGMVVGAVTVLIWIYAPFTIAGQSPSGFIYEIVPGFIAASIAIVVVSLMTAPPSTTIEAKFDEMNRGL